In Pyrus communis chromosome 1, drPyrComm1.1, whole genome shotgun sequence, the following are encoded in one genomic region:
- the LOC137707433 gene encoding aspartyl protease family protein At5g10770-like — MIPGCRSSVLGRIAKQTCEVSTITITVPADFNSKVSPPLNVNATAGNPRQFRGYWTVATTLPPETVPVFSTGTLIDSGTVITRLPAAAYTAMRDAFREGMKRYGEPKTVEGVLDTCYDLRAYNLETVSFPAVAFTFSGGLTLELKSAGTVIVIVDTSQVCLAILPNTEDRQPGIIGNFQQKGFEVVYDVAGGKIGFAARSC, encoded by the coding sequence ATGATCCCCGGCTGCCGATCTTCGGTGTTAGGAAGAATCGCCAAGCAAACCTGCGAAGTATCAACTATCACAATCACTGTCCCCGCCGATTTCAATTCCAAAGTAAGCCCGCCACTGAACGTAAACGCTACCGCCGGAAACCCAAGACAGTTCAGGGGGTACTGGACAGTTGCTACGACCTTACCACCGGAAACAGTTCCGGTTTTTTCCACCGGAACTCTCATCGACTCGGGGACAGTGATAACGCGGCTGCCGGCAGCGGCGTACACCGCGATGAGAGACGCTTTTAGGGAAGGGATGAAGAGGTATGGGGAACCCAAGACAGTTGAGGGGGTACTGGACACTTGCTACGACCTTAGAGCGTATAACTTGGAGACGGTCTCGTTTCCGGCGGTAGCGTTTACGTTCAGTGGCGGGCTTACTTTGGAATTGAAATCGGCGGGGACAGTGATTGTGATAGTTGATACTTCGCAGGTTTGCTTGGCGATTCTTCCTAACACCGAAGATCGGCAGCCGGGGATCATTGGGAATTTTCAGCAGAAAGGGTTTGAAGTGGTGTACGATGTTGCAGGAGGGAAGATTGGATTCGCCGCTAGAAGTTGCTAA